The genomic region TTTCGCATCCCCGCCGTGGTCTATGCGCCGCCTTTCCCGCCCCCGCCCTTTTTTTCTGTTCCTGTACAAGAGCCGCATGCGCCATCGTAAGCAACGCGGCCGTCCCCTGGACGGCTGGCTGATCATCGACAAGCCCCAGGGCCTCACCAGCACCGATGTGGTGAACCGGTTGAAGCGCTGGTTCGACGCCCAGAAATGCGGCCATGGTGGCACGCTCGACCCGCTCGCCACCGGACTCCTGCCGATCGCCTTCGGGGCCGCCACCAAGACCGTGCCCTATGTCATGGACGGCACCAAGCTGTACCGTTTCACCCTGCGCTTCGGCGAGGCGCGCGACACCGACGATGCCGACGGGCAGGTGATCGAGACCTCCGAAGCGCGGCCGACCGACGAGCAGATCCGCGCCGCCCTGCCGGCCCTGACCGGCGACATCATGCAGGTGCCCCCGGTCTTCTCGGCGGTGAAGGTCGCCGGCGAGCGCGCCTATGACCTCTCGCGCGCCGGTGCCCCGCCGGTGCTCGATCCGCGTCCGGCCCGCGTCGATCGCTTCGAGCTGATCGAGCGGGTGGATGCCGATACGGCGGTGTTCGAGGTGCAGTCGGGCAAGGGCGTCTACATGCGCAGCCTCGCCCGCGACCTGGCGCGGGCCTGCGGCACCGTGGGCCACATCGCTGCCCTGCGCCGGCTGCGTGTCGGCCCCTTCACCGAGGCGCAGGCAATTCCTCTGGACAAGCTCGCGCCCACGGAGGATACCCCGCGCGCTTCTCCGGACCTCTTGCTTCCGGTCGCGACCGCGCTGGCCGACATCCCGGCGCTGGCCCTGACCGAGGCGGAGGCCTTCGGCCTGTCGAACGGCCAGGCGATCAGCCTGGTCACGCTGATGGGACGCATTCCAGGGGCGGCCGATCCCGATGGGGGTCTGGCCCGTGCCATGGCGGGGAGCCGCGTGATCGGGCTGTGCCGGCTGGAAGATGGCTGGCTCAGGCCCGAACGGCTGCTCTGAGCCGCGCGCGTCGCAGCAACCTCATTCATTCATGGAGTAAGCCGATGTCGATCACAGCCGAGCGCCGCACGGCGCTGATTTCCGATTACGCCACCGTGCAGGGCGATACCGGCAGCCCCGAGGTCCAGGTGGCGCTGCTCACCGAGCGGATCAGCAACCTCACCGAGCATCTCAAGACGCATGCGAAGGACTTCCACAGCCGCCGCGGCCTGCTGATGCTGGTCGGGCGCCGCCGTCGCCTGCTCGACTATCTGCGCAAGAAGGACCACTCGCGGTACGAGGCGCTGATCGGCCGGCTCAACCTGCGCCGCTGACCGGCAAAATCATGGTCTTGCCGGCGCTTCCGCCTATATAAGGGGCGCCGGCGCTTCCCCCGCGCCATGGTGGCCGGGGGAGCTCCACCCCGGGGGATTGGCCCCCGGACGCCGCGGCTGCGGCGGTGCAACAGACGGCCGATCCGGCAGCCTCCGCTTCGGGAGCCGCGACGGCGTTTCCGGCCACATGGATCGTGGGCGTTCTGGCGTCCACCCGCGGCTGCAAGCCATTCCCGCAGTCCGCCTCCATGCCGCCCGAGGCGCCGTACCCCGCCGGAGTCAACGGATCGTTCCCGTGCTGCCACCCGTCCGGCCGGCACGAAAGGGAACGACGAGACGATGTTCAATTACTACCGCAAGGAGCTTGACTGGGGTGGCCGCAAGCTGGTCCTCGAGACCGGCAAGGTCGCGCGTCAGGCCGACGGCGCGGTGATGGTGAGCTACGGCGACACCATCGTTCTGTGTACGGCGGTGGGCATGCGTACGCCCAAGCCGGGCCAGGATTTCTTCCCCCTGACCGTGAACTACCAGGAGAAGGCCTTCGCCGCGGGCAAGATCCCGGGCGGCTTCTTCAAGCGCGAGGGCCGGCCCTCGGAGATGGAGACGCTGAAGTCGCGCCTGATCGACCGGCCGATCCGCCCGCTGTTCCCGGAGGGCTTCAAGAACGAGGTCCAGGTCATCGCCACCGTGCTCAGCCATGACCTGGAAAACGATCCCGACATCGTCGCCATGGTCGGCTGCTCGGCCGCGCTGACGCTGTCCGGCATTCCGTTCTTCGGCCCGGTGGGCGCCGCCCGCGTCGGCTACGTCGACGGCCAGTACGTGCTCAACCCGACCGCCGATCAGATGAAGAAGACCACGCTCGAGCTGGTGGTGGCCGGCACCACCGAGGGCGTGCTGATGGTCGAATCCGAGGCGGATGAGCTGACCGAGGAGACGATGCTCGGCGCCGTGACCTTCGGGCACGCGGCGTTCCAGCCGGTGATCCAGGCGATCATCGAGCTGGCCGAGGTGGCCGCCAAGGAGCCCTGGCCGCTGCCGGAGGAGAGCGAGGAGCAGAAGACCCTGCGCGCCCGCGTCGACAGCCTGGCCCGTGCCGGCCTGGCCGATGCCTATCGCGAGCCGCAGAAGCAGGTCCGCCACGAGAAGATCGACGCGGTCCGCAAGGCCGCCGCCGAGGCGCTGGCGGCCGAGGGGCTCGATGTCGAGAAGGCCAAGGGCCTGTTCAAGGACCTCGAGGCCGACATCGTCCGCAACGCCATCCTCGACACCGGCCTGCGCATCGACGGCCGCGACACGAAGACCGTGCGCCCGATCGTGGCCGAGGTCGGCGTGCTGCCGCGCGCGCATGGCAGCGCCCTGTTCACCCGCGGCGAGACGCAGGCCTTCGTGGTGGCGACGCTCGGCACGGCGCAGGACGAGCAGGTGATCGACGCGCTCGAGGGCGAGTACCGCGAGCACTTCATGCTTCACTACAACTTCCCGCCGTACTCCGTTGGTGAAACGGGCCGTCTCGGCAGCCCGGGCCGGCGCGAGATCGGCCATGGCAAGCTGGCCTGGCGCGCCGTGCATCCGTTGCTTCCGGAGAAGGAGAAGTTCCCGTATACCTTGCGGGTGGTTTCCGAGATCACCGAGAGCAACGGGTCTTCCTCGATGGCGACGGTGTGCGGCACTTCGCTCGCGCTGATGGATGCCGGCGTGCCGCTGAAGAGCCCGGTGGCGGGCATCGCCATGGGGCTGATCAAGGAAGATCGCGGCTACGCCGTGCTCACCGACATCCTCGGCGACGAGGACCATCTCGGCGACATGGACTTCAAGGTGGCCGGCACCGAGCGTGGCGTCACCAGCCTGCAGATGGACATCAAGATCACCTCGATCACGCCGGAGATCATGCAGGTGGCGCTCGGCCAGGCGCGTGACGGCCGGCTGCACATCCTGGGCGAGATGGCCAAGGCGTTGACCGGGGCGCGCACCGACGTCGCCGCGACCGCGCCGCGGATCACCGTGATCAACATCCCCAAGGAGAAGATCCGCGACGTGATCGGCACCGGCGGCAAGGTGATCCGCGAGATCGTCGAGCAGACCGGCGCCAAGATCGACATCGAGGACGACGGCACCATCAAGATCGCCGCCACCGACATGACCAAGACCCAGGCGGCGATCGACTGGATCCGCGGCATCGTCGCCGAGCCCGAAATCGGCGTGATCTACACCGGCAAGGTGGTCAAGACCGCCGAGTTCGGCGCTTTCGTGAACTTCCTCGGCTCCCGCGACGGGCTGGTTCACATCAGCGAGCTGGCGCAGGGCCGGGTCGCCAAGACCAGCGACGTGGTCAATGTCGGTGACAGCGTGAAAGTGAAGGTGCTGGGCTTCGACGACCGCGGCAAGGTGAAGTTGTCCATGCGCGTGGTTGACCAGGCCACCGGCGAGGACATCAGCGAGAAGGTCGGACCGAAGGGCGGCCGCAACGAGCGCGGCGGGCGCGGCGGCCAGGGGCCGGACGGAGAGGCCACGAACGGGTCGTCCGACGCCGCGGCCGAGTGACCAAAAAAGAAGGAGTCGTTTCCGCTTTCGGGACCTTGATCCCGAAGGCGGGACGGGCTTCGATGAAGGAAACGTGACAGTCGCCCCCCGGAAGGCGCGGGTCGTCAGGAGCAGGCCATGAAGGTGATCAACCCGATCCGAATGGGGGGCGTCGAGGTCCTGCCCATCGTCGAAGGCGGCAAAGGGGTGGCGATCTCGAACGGCGTCACCGCGGGCCTTTGGGCGGCCGGCGGCGGGGCCGGTACGATCAGCGCCGTCAATGCGGACAGCTATGACGCCGACGGCAATATCCTCGAGCAGATCTATCGCGGCCGCACCCGCCGCGAGCGCCACGACGAACTGGTGGCCTACGGCATCGCCGGCGGCATCGCCCAGGCGCAGCGCGCGCACGAGATCGCCGGTGGGCGCGGGCGCATCCACGCCAACGTGCTGTGGGAGATGGGCGGCGCCGAGCGGGTGATCACCGGCGTGCTGGAAGGCGCCAAGGGCCTGATCAACGGCATCACCTGTGGTGCCGGCATGCCCTATCGCCTCGCCGAGATCGCCGCGCGCTTCAACGTCCATTATTACCCGATCGTTTCCTCGGCCCGCGCCTTCGGGGCGCTGTGGAAGCGCGCCTACCATAAGGCCGCCTCCCTGCTCGGCGGCGTGGTCTACGAGGATCCCTGGCTCGCCGGCGGCCATAACGGCCTGTCCAACAGCGAGAACCCGGAAAAGCCCGAGGACCCGTTCCCCCGCGTGCTGGCGCTGCGCAAGCTGATGCGCGAGTTCGGGCTCGGCGACACCCCGATCATCATGGCTGGCGGCGTGTGGTGGCTGGAAGACTGGGAGGACTGGATCGACAACCCCGATCTGGGCCCGATCGCCTTCCAGTTCGGCACCCGTCCGTTGCTGACCCAGGAAAGCCCGATCGGCAATGCCTGGAAGCAACGTCTGCTGAAGCTGAAGGCCGGCGACGTCTTCCTCAACCGCTTCAGCCCGACCGGCTTCTATTCCTCGGCGCTCAACAACAGCTTCATCCAGGAACTGCGCGAGCGCAACGAGCGGCAGGTGGCCTATTCGGCCGAGCCGGTCGGCGAGCACGTCGCCGAGTACGGCGTCGGCCCGCGCAAGCGGCCGACCTACCTGACCCAGGTCGATCTCGAGCGCGTCCACGGCTGGGAAGCCGAGGGCTTCACCGAGGCGCTGCGCACGCCGGATTCCACGCTGATCTTCGTGACCCCGGAAAAGGCGCGCGAGATCATCGAGGACCAGGTGGCCTGCATGGGCTGCCTGAGCCAGTGCCGCTTCTCCAACTGGTCGCAGCACGAGCCTGATTTCAGCAACGGCAAGAAGGCGGATCCGCGCAGCTTCTGCATCCAGAAGACGCTGCAGGCCGTCGCCCATGACGCCGACAAGGAAGACGTGGTCGAGAACAATCTGGTGTTCAGTGGCCACAACGCCTTCCGCTTTGCCTCCGACCCGTTCTACAGCAACGGCTTCATCCCGACGGTGCGGCAGTTGGTGGAACGCATCCTGACCGGCCGGTAAGCCCGCTCCCCCTCCGGTCCGTGCGACCGGAGGGGGCCTGGCCGGCTCAGCCCGCCCGGACCGGTTCCCCGGGAAACGCCAGATGGTGCAGCAGGCTGGCCTGGGTATAGGGCTTGGCGATGATGGTGAACTCGTCCTCGGCCCCCAGGCGGTTCAGCACGTCACGCGCGTAGCCGGAGGCCAGCAGCACCCGGATGTCCGGGCGGATCGCCCGTGCCTCCCGGGCCAGATCGACGCCGCTCACGCCGTTCGGCATCACCACGTCCGAGAGCAGGACATCGATGGGCCGGTCGGAGCGCAGCACGTCCAGGGCCGCCACCCCGTCGGCGGCGGTGGTCACGCTGCAGCCGGCATCGAGCAGCATCATCCGCACCACCCCGAGCACGTCCGGATCGTCCTCGACCAGCAGCACCGACAAGGGGGGCGTGCCGTCGCGCGCGGGGGCGGCGGTGGCCGGGGCCTGGGCGGCGGTCTGGTCGTCGGCCGGGAACACCAGGCTGATCACGGTGCCTTCGTCGGCGCGGCTGCGGGCGAGCACGCCGCCACCGGATTGGCGCACGAAGCCATGCACCTGCGGCAAGCCGAGGCCGGAGCCCTCGCCGATCTGCTTGGTGGTGAAGAAGGGTTCGAAGGCACGGGCGAGCACCTCGGGGGACATGCCGGTGCCGGTGTCGGTCACTTCGACGCGGACATAGTTGCCGTCCGCCACCTCGAAGGTCATGGCCTCCGTCCCGGCCAGGGGCAGGTTCGTCAGCGCGATCTCGATCCGGCCACCGGCGGGCATGGCGTCGCGCGCATTCAGCACCAGGTTCAACAGGGCGGCCTCGAACTGGCCGGGATCGAGGATGCAGTCCCACAGCTCCGGGTCGGCGTGGATGGTCACGCCGATGCTCTCGCCGACGGCGCGCCGGACCAGTTCGTGGATCTCGCCCACCAGCCGGTCCAGGCGCACCCGCTCGGGATAGAGCATCTGCCGGCGCGAGAAGGACAGCAATTGCCCGGTCAGCCGGGCGCCCCGGCCGATGGCCCGCAGCGACCGGGTCAGCAGCCGCTCGCTGCGGGGGTCCTCGGCGCGGCGTGACCGGGCGAGCAGCAGTTCGAGGTTGCCGGAGACCACCTGCAGCAGGTTGTTGAAGTCGTGGGCGATGCCGCCGGTCAGTTGGCCCACCGCCTCCATCTTCTGCGCCTGGGCGAAACGGCGCTGCGCGTCTTCCAGGGCGGCACGGGAATCGCGCTGGGCGGTGATGTCGCGGGTGATCTCGGCGTAACCGATCAGGACCCCGTCCTCGTCGCGGATGGGATCGAGGATGACGTTGGCCCAGAAGCGTGTGCCGTCCTTGCGCACGCGCCAGCCCTCGTCTTCGTAGCGTCCCTCGGTCGCGGCGGTCTGCAGGGCACGGGCCGGTTCCCCGGCGGCGCGGTCTTCCTCGGTGTGGAAGATCGCGAAATCCCGGCCCACCACCTCGTCGGCGGTATAGCCCTGGATGCGTTCGGCGCCGGTGTTCCAGTTGGCGACCCGTCCTTGCGGATCGAGCATGAAGATGGCGTAGTCGGTGACGCCCTGCACCAGCAGGCGGAACCAGGTTTCGCTTTCGCGCAGGGCGGCATTGCCTTCCTGCACCTGTCGCTCGAGCGTGCGCTCGTGCCGGGCGCGCGCCTCGCGGGCGGCGACGATGTCGGAGATGTCGAGGCAGATGCCGTACCAGCGGTCCACCTGTCCGTCGGCCCGGTGCACCGGGCAGCCGCGGACCAGGTACCATGTCCAGGTCCCGTCCGCGCCGCGCATCCGCATCTCCACCTCGTAGGGGATCACCAGCCGGACGCTTTCGTTCCAGCGCCGGCGGACCATTGCCAGGTCATCCGGATGCACCGTGCGGGTCCATCCCTCGCCCAGCAGCGCCGTTGCCGGAAGCCCGGTGAAGTCCTGGAAATGCCGGTTGGTGTAGATGTGGCCGCCGGCGGCATCGGTGACGAACACCAGGCCGGGGATGGCTTCGATCACCTCCTGCAGCCGGGCCTCGTGCCGGCGCTGCTCGGTCACGTCGCGGGAGGTCGCAACCAGGCGCTCCACCGCGCCCTCGGCCGTGCGCACCGGCGAGAGCACGACGTCCCAGCAGATGCTTGTTCCCGTGGCGGTGGTCCGTGCGTGCGAGAAACGGGCGGTGCCGCCGGCCTGCGTCATGCGCAGCGCCGCTTCCACCGACGGCCGGGCCTCATCCGGCCAGAGCGATGCCCAGTCCCGTCCCTGCAGCGCCGCGACGTCGTCCTGGCCCTGCGCCTGCAGGCCTGGCCCGTTGACGGCGAGCACCCGCCCGGCCGCGTCGAGCAGTTCGATGCAGTCGGTCGAACTTTCCAGCACGCTGCGCACCTGGGCCTCGCTCGCGGCCAGCAGCAGGGCCGATCGTCGCGCCGCCTGCCCGGCCAGCCGCAGTTCGCGTTCCCGCGCTTCGCTGGCGGCGGCCATGGCATCCAGCGTACGGCCGAGGCTGACGAATTCGCTCGCGCCGGCGGCAAGGCCGGTGCGGGCGGCGAGATCGCCCTCCTGCCAGCGAGACGCGGCCGCCAGCAGCCGGCCGATCGGGCGGTGGATCACGACCCTGGCCATCAGGGCGGCGCTGAGCAGCGCCAGCATGGCGCCGAGGGCGATGAACAGGCTGCCGCGCTGGTTGGCGGCCTGGATGGCGGTGAACATGCCGGCGCGGTCGAGGCTGACCGAAACCCCGAGGTCGGGCCCGCCGAAGCCGATCGGGGCAAAGCCGAAGATGCGCGATCCGCCTTCCAGGCTCGCCATCGTCACCACCCCTGGCCCGGCGCGCGCCATTTCACGAATGACGTCGGGGGAGGCGAGGGTGCCGACGAAGCGGGGGGCGTCGGGGCGGCGTGCCAGGATGGTGCCGTCCCGGTCGGTGATCGTCGCCGTGGCGCCCGGCGGCAGCGGCAGGGCGTCCACATGCGCCTGCATCCAGGCAAGGTCGAGCGTGCCGACGACCGCACCGGTGACCTGGCCCGTGTCGTCGCGGACAGGGGTGGCGAAGGCCAGGCGTGGCCGGCCGGAGCCGCGCCCGGTGATGTAGCCGCCCACGACGAAGTGGCCCTCGTCGATGGCCTGGCGGACATAGGGCCGGTCGGACAGGGTGATGGCGCGATCCTCGGAGTTGCCGGCGCAAATCGCGCGGCCATCGCGCCCGACGGTCAGGAACGAGCCGTAGCGTGGCGCCGAGCGCAGGGTGCGCGCGAGGAAGACGGCGCAGCGGTCCACCTCGCCGCGCCAGATCGCCGGCGCCTCGGCCAGCGTCACCAGCACCTGGCGCGCGCCTTCGATGATCTGCCGTTGCTCGGAGGCGACGAAGCGGACGAAGCGCAACGCTTCCTCCGCGACACGCTCTTCGCGGTCGCGGCGCGCCCCGGACTCGGTCAGCACCTGGAAGACCAGGACAGGCAGCAAGGCCGCCGCAATCACCAGGAGCAGGCGGGTGTTCAGGCTTGTTCTCAGTGTGCGCTTCCTCATTGCGCCCGGGGAGCATTGTGCAGGCCGTGCCGGCAGGCATCTGCGCGCGATCGGCACTTCCTGGATGCGGCATCGGCATCCGTCAGCCAGATCACGATAGGACAAGAGAGTGGTGACGTCAAAATTCTGTTTAAAAACGCCGACAAAAAGGCAGATCTTGGGAATATCTTGATAATATTTACCTGCGGGCAAGGCGCAGGAATGCGAAAAAGTATTGTCAAACCTTTACGGGAACTTTCCGGGTTCAAAAAATGCCCCGGCGGGCGATGCAACGTGATCGCCGCAGCCCGTTCCATCGGCGGGAAGGGTGAAAAAAGCGACCGCCCACGTGGGGCGGTCGGATGGTCCTGGCCTGATGCCATGGTCGCCCTGCCCGGCAGGACAGGGCGACCGTTCCCTCAGCAGCAGCGCAGCCCGCCGCCGGTGCCGTAGCGCCGGGACTGCCGGTCGCGGAAGAATTCCTCCCGCGTCATGACCGGCAGGTCGGGATGCCGCGCCTGGCGATGCGCGACATAGGTGTCGTAGTCCGGCAGCCCGACCATCAGGTTGGCCGTTTCCTTCAGGCGGCGGCCGAACAGGCGGGCACTAGACCCCAGATCGCACAGGGCGCAGGGCAGGCTCATATCCGACCTCCTTGGCGGTCACCACCGGCGCGGCCAGCGCGCGGCGGATGCCCAGCACCCCGTAGACCAGCATGGAGACGACCACGACCATGAACATGGCGCACATGGCCGCGTCCACATAGTCGTTGGTCACCACCCGCTGCATGTCGGCCAGCGACTTGGCCGGCGCCAGCACGCGGCCCTCGGCCAGCGCGTCGCCGAAGCGGCGGGCATGGGCGAGGAAGCCGATCGACGGGCTTTCGTGGAACAGCTTCTGCCAGCCCGCCGTCATGGTGCAGATAGTCAGCCATATCGTGGGCACGATGGTCACCAGGGCGAAGATGTCCCGCTTCATGCGGAACAGCACCACGGTGCACAGCGTCAGCGCGATCGCCGCCAGCATCTGGTTGGAGATGCCGAACAGCGGCCACAGCGTGTTGATGCCGCCGAGCGGATCGACCACGCCCTGGTACAGGAAGTAGCCCCAGGCCGAGACCGCGAGCCCCGTCGCCACCAGATTGGCCAGCCAGGATTCGGTCTGGCGCATCGCCGGGATGGCGGTGCCGAGCAGGTCCTGGATCATGAAGCGGGCGACGCGGGTGCCGGCATCCACCGTGGTCAGGATGAACAGCGCCTCGAACAGGATGGCGAAGTGATACCAGAACGCCATCATCGTCTGGCCGCCGATCACCCCGGAGAGGATGTGCGCCATGCCGACCGCGAGCGTCGGTGCGCCGCCGGCCCGCGAGAGGATGGTGGTTTCGCCGACATCCTTTGCAAGCTGGGTGAGCTGGTCGGGGGTGATGACGAAGCCCCAGCCGGAAATGGTCTGCGCCGCCTGGGCGGCGGTGGTGCCGATCAGGCCGGCCGGGCTGTTCATCGCGAAGTAGGCGCCGGGCTCGATCACGCAGGCGGCGATCAGCGCCATGATGGCGACGAAGCTTTCCATCAGCATGCCGCCATAGCCGATGAAGCGGATCTGTTCCTCGTTCTCGATGAGCTTCGGCGTGGTGCCGGAAGAGATCAGCGAATGGAAGCCGGAGACGGCGCCGCAGGCGATGGTGATGAACAGGAACGGGAACAGCGAGCCGGAGAACACCGGGCCGGAGCCGTCGATGAAGCGGCTGACCCCCGGCATGCGCAGTTCCGGCATCACCACGACGATGCCGACCGCCAGCGCCAGGATGGTGCCGATCTTGAGGAAGGTCGAGAGATAGTCGCGCGGTGCCAGCAGCAGCCAAACCGGCAGCACCGAAGCGACGAAGCCGTAGCCGATCAGGATCAGCGCCAGGGCCTCGCCGCGATAGGTGAACAGGGCGGCGAGCTCGGGGGTTTCGGCCACGGTCTGGCCGAAGATGATCGCGGCCATCAGCAGCACGAAGCCGATGACGGACATCTCGGCGATGCGGCCCGGGCGGATGAAGCGGCTGTAGATCCCCATCAGGATGGCGATGGGAATGGTGGCGAACACCGTGAAGGTGCCCCACGGGCTGCCCGCGAGCGCCTTGACCACGATCAGCGCCAGCACGGCGAGCAGGATGATCATGATCATCAGCACGCCGAACATGGCGATCACGCCGGGGACGGTGCCCATCTCCGAACGGATCATGTCGCCAAGCGAACGACCGTCGCGGCGGGTGGAGACGAACAGGACGATGCAGTCCTGCACCGCGCCCGCGAACACCACGCCCGCCAGGATCCACAGCGTGCCGGGCAGGTAGCCCATCTGCGCGGCCAGCACCGGCCCGACCAGCGGGCCCGCGCCGGCAATCGCCGCGAAGTGGTGGCCGAACACCACCCATTTGTTGGTCGGCACGAAGTCGAGTCCGTCATTGTGGCGGACCGCCGGTGTCGGACGCGATGCATCCAGCCGCAAAACGCGGCGGGCAATAAACAGACTATAGTAGCGATAGGCGGTCAGGTAGGTGCAGACCGCAGCCGTGACCAGCCAGACGGCGTTGATGGTTTCTCCCCTGTTCAGCGCAATAGTGCCCAGCGCAATGGCGCCGAGCAGCGCGATCAGGGGCCAGACGAGCCAGTTGACGGCGCCACCGGTGGCGCCCCGGCTTCCCGACATTTTATTTCTCCCCGGCAGTCGGTGTCGCAAAGGATGATTGACACTCGGCGCTTTCAACGCAGCAAGTCAACATGGGACGCGCTTTTCGCTGCCCTGCTGCGCGTGCGCGCCGGGATCGCGGGGCGAGGCCAGAGAGGGGGGATATTTTTGTGCGACGCACAAAAATACTGTGTGGCCGGGCTGTTCTTGTCGCCGTGACCGGGGTGGATGGCAGGGGCGGGATTTGCGCAACCGATTATTTCGCTTTGGATCCTTTCGTCGTGCAAGGGGGATTCCGCCTCGGCGGGGCGCATGCGAGTTGACGCGGCCCCCCGCGCGGCGAGACTTTGGGGCTTCCCATCTGCAGGAGGCAGGATCATGCGCCAGGCGCGTTTCCGCGCTGACCCGATGGCCGTGGGGGCATAGGGAAACGACCGTGCCGCCCCCGCCCGACAATGCCCGCCAGCTCAGTGCCGCCAGCTACCGTCTTGCGGTCGAGGACAGCGAGTTCCTGCTGCGCGACGAAGTGCGCGCCGTCCGCTTCGCCCTGGAATACGCCAAAGTCGACCTGGCTCTGCGTGACTGGGGCATCCGCACCACCATCATCGTGTTCGGCAGCGCACGCACCCCATCCCCTGAACGGGTGGAGGCGGCGGAAGCCGCGGCGCAGGATGACGCCTCGCGCGCCGCCGTAGCGGCGCTGCGGGCGAAGGCGGCGATGTATGAACAGGCGCGCCTGTTCGGCCGCATCGCCTCCCAGCGCGGCGGGGCCTTCGCGCCGCGCAATCGCTGGCGCGACAACGTGATCGCGACCGGTGGCGGCCCAGGGATCATGGAGGCGGTCAACCGTGGGGCCTGGGAGGTCGGCGCCCCGAGCATCGGCTTCAACATCACCCTGGCGCACGAGCAGGCGCCCAATCCGTACACCACGCCGGAGCTGACCTTCCGCTTTCATTATTTCGCCATGCGCAAGATGCACCTGGCGATGCGGGCGCGGGCGCTGGTGGTGTTTCCGGGTGGCTTCGGCACGCTCGACGAATTGTTCGAGATCCTCACCCTGAACCAGACCGGCAAGAACACCTCGCCCTTGCCGATCGTGCTGTTCAACGAAGCCTATTGGCGCCGCATCATCGCCTTCGACACCCTGCTGGAGGAAGGCATGATCCGCGCCGAGGACCTCGCGCTGTTCGACTTCGCCGACACCGCCGAGGACGCCTGGGCGGCGCTGGTGCGGCGCGGCCTGTCCGCGCACGCGCCGCAGAAGGGGTAAGGGACATGCTGACGGCACTGGTGGTGTTGCTGGGATGCCAGTTGGCGGGCGAGGTGATCGCGCGGGCGGGGGGCATTCCGGTGCCCGGGCCGGTGATCGGCTTCGTGCTGCTGTTGCTGGGGCTGGCCGTGCGGGCCTGGTGGCAGCCGGAGCACAAGGCGGTGGAAGGCACGCCGCTCGCCGCGGTGGCCGCGGTGCTGCTGGGCAATTTCTCGCTGATGTTCGTGCCGGCGGGGGTGGGGGTGATCCAGCAGGGCCCGGTGCTGCTGCAATATGGGCCGGTGCTGTTCGTGGCGGTGATCGTCTCGACCTTCGTGACGCTGGTGGTGACCGGCGTGGTGTTCATGGCGGTGTCGCGCTGGCTGCGCAAAGGGGCGTGATGAGCGATCTGGGCTTCCTGTGGGTCTACCTGGCGACCAGCCCGCTGCTGTGGCTGACGGCGACGCTGCTGTCCTATGTGCTGGCCGACCGGGTGGCGGCGTCGCTGGGGCGGCATCCGCTGGCCAATCCGCTGCTGATCGCGATCGTGCTGATGGTGGGCGTGCTGCTGGCGACCAAAACGCCGTTCGCAACCTATTTCGAAGGCGCGCAGTTCGTGCATTTCCTGCTGGGGCCGGCGACCGTGGCGCTGGCGGTGCCGCTGTGGCACAACCGCTGGCAGGTGGTGCGGGCACTGCTGCCGCTGCTGGCGGCCTTGCTGGTCGGTTCCCTGACGGCCATCGTTTCAGCGGTCGGCATTGCCTGGGCC from Rhodovastum atsumiense harbors:
- a CDS encoding YbdD/YjiX family protein, translating into MSLPCALCDLGSSARLFGRRLKETANLMVGLPDYDTYVAHRQARHPDLPVMTREEFFRDRQSRRYGTGGGLRCC
- a CDS encoding carbon starvation CstA family protein, whose translation is MSGSRGATGGAVNWLVWPLIALLGAIALGTIALNRGETINAVWLVTAAVCTYLTAYRYYSLFIARRVLRLDASRPTPAVRHNDGLDFVPTNKWVVFGHHFAAIAGAGPLVGPVLAAQMGYLPGTLWILAGVVFAGAVQDCIVLFVSTRRDGRSLGDMIRSEMGTVPGVIAMFGVLMIMIILLAVLALIVVKALAGSPWGTFTVFATIPIAILMGIYSRFIRPGRIAEMSVIGFVLLMAAIIFGQTVAETPELAALFTYRGEALALILIGYGFVASVLPVWLLLAPRDYLSTFLKIGTILALAVGIVVVMPELRMPGVSRFIDGSGPVFSGSLFPFLFITIACGAVSGFHSLISSGTTPKLIENEEQIRFIGYGGMLMESFVAIMALIAACVIEPGAYFAMNSPAGLIGTTAAQAAQTISGWGFVITPDQLTQLAKDVGETTILSRAGGAPTLAVGMAHILSGVIGGQTMMAFWYHFAILFEALFILTTVDAGTRVARFMIQDLLGTAIPAMRQTESWLANLVATGLAVSAWGYFLYQGVVDPLGGINTLWPLFGISNQMLAAIALTLCTVVLFRMKRDIFALVTIVPTIWLTICTMTAGWQKLFHESPSIGFLAHARRFGDALAEGRVLAPAKSLADMQRVVTNDYVDAAMCAMFMVVVVSMLVYGVLGIRRALAAPVVTAKEVGYEPALRPVRSGV
- a CDS encoding LOG family protein; protein product: MPPPPDNARQLSAASYRLAVEDSEFLLRDEVRAVRFALEYAKVDLALRDWGIRTTIIVFGSARTPSPERVEAAEAAAQDDASRAAVAALRAKAAMYEQARLFGRIASQRGGAFAPRNRWRDNVIATGGGPGIMEAVNRGAWEVGAPSIGFNITLAHEQAPNPYTTPELTFRFHYFAMRKMHLAMRARALVVFPGGFGTLDELFEILTLNQTGKNTSPLPIVLFNEAYWRRIIAFDTLLEEGMIRAEDLALFDFADTAEDAWAALVRRGLSAHAPQKG
- a CDS encoding CidA/LrgA family protein — its product is MLTALVVLLGCQLAGEVIARAGGIPVPGPVIGFVLLLLGLAVRAWWQPEHKAVEGTPLAAVAAVLLGNFSLMFVPAGVGVIQQGPVLLQYGPVLFVAVIVSTFVTLVVTGVVFMAVSRWLRKGA
- a CDS encoding PAS domain S-box protein, translated to MRKRTLRTSLNTRLLLVIAAALLPVLVFQVLTESGARRDREERVAEEALRFVRFVASEQRQIIEGARQVLVTLAEAPAIWRGEVDRCAVFLARTLRSAPRYGSFLTVGRDGRAICAGNSEDRAITLSDRPYVRQAIDEGHFVVGGYITGRGSGRPRLAFATPVRDDTGQVTGAVVGTLDLAWMQAHVDALPLPPGATATITDRDGTILARRPDAPRFVGTLASPDVIREMARAGPGVVTMASLEGGSRIFGFAPIGFGGPDLGVSVSLDRAGMFTAIQAANQRGSLFIALGAMLALLSAALMARVVIHRPIGRLLAAASRWQEGDLAARTGLAAGASEFVSLGRTLDAMAAASEARERELRLAGQAARRSALLLAASEAQVRSVLESSTDCIELLDAAGRVLAVNGPGLQAQGQDDVAALQGRDWASLWPDEARPSVEAALRMTQAGGTARFSHARTTATGTSICWDVVLSPVRTAEGAVERLVATSRDVTEQRRHEARLQEVIEAIPGLVFVTDAAGGHIYTNRHFQDFTGLPATALLGEGWTRTVHPDDLAMVRRRWNESVRLVIPYEVEMRMRGADGTWTWYLVRGCPVHRADGQVDRWYGICLDISDIVAAREARARHERTLERQVQEGNAALRESETWFRLLVQGVTDYAIFMLDPQGRVANWNTGAERIQGYTADEVVGRDFAIFHTEEDRAAGEPARALQTAATEGRYEDEGWRVRKDGTRFWANVILDPIRDEDGVLIGYAEITRDITAQRDSRAALEDAQRRFAQAQKMEAVGQLTGGIAHDFNNLLQVVSGNLELLLARSRRAEDPRSERLLTRSLRAIGRGARLTGQLLSFSRRQMLYPERVRLDRLVGEIHELVRRAVGESIGVTIHADPELWDCILDPGQFEAALLNLVLNARDAMPAGGRIEIALTNLPLAGTEAMTFEVADGNYVRVEVTDTGTGMSPEVLARAFEPFFTTKQIGEGSGLGLPQVHGFVRQSGGGVLARSRADEGTVISLVFPADDQTAAQAPATAAPARDGTPPLSVLLVEDDPDVLGVVRMMLLDAGCSVTTAADGVAALDVLRSDRPIDVLLSDVVMPNGVSGVDLAREARAIRPDIRVLLASGYARDVLNRLGAEDEFTIIAKPYTQASLLHHLAFPGEPVRAG